The genomic segment AAAAATGGTTTTTAAATAATAGCTATCTTTTGAATTATTATTTATGCTAAAATTATACATAAAAGGTATATTTATAAATGGTTGTGATATAAGCAATAGAGATGTTATAAAATGAGCTTAACGGGAGGAAAGAAAATGGCTTCGAATATAGAGTTTGTAGAATATGTATGCGAACAGATAAGTGGTGCAGGAAGAATAACGTATAGAAAAATGTTTGGAGATTACGGAATCTACTGTAATCAAAAAATAATAGGATTAATATGTGATAATCAATTCTTTTTAAAGATAACAAAAGGAGGCAGAAATTTATTATGTGAAGTTATAGAAGCCCCTGCTTATGAAGGAGCAAAACCTTCCTTTTTAATTGAATCTTTAGATGATAGAGACTATTTAACTGAAGTTGTATCAGCAACCTATGAAGAATTGCCAATGCAAAAAGTTAAAAAGAAAATAAAAGGGAAAAAATAATAGGGGTGAGGAGTTTGAAAAGGGCGAGAGTAGCAGAAATAACAGCAGAATTTAATTCTAATATAAAATCGGTTTGGGATATAGTAACAAATAATAATGATTATAGTTGGCGAAGTGATATTAAAAAAATTGAAATTTATAATAATGGTAAAGAATTTATTGAATACACTCATAACGGGAATGCTACAAAGTTTATTATATCCAAAAAGGATGAATATAGTGAGTATGCTTTTAATATGGAAAATAAAATGTTTACTGGATTTTGGAAAGGTAGTTTTTCAGAAACAGAAAATGGTGGAACTAAAATAGTATTTAAAGAAAATGTCTTTATTAAAAATCCTATTATTAGGATTCTTTCATATTTTTTTATGGATTTAGGCAAAATACAAAATACTTATATTTCAGATTTAAGAAAGAAGCTGGGTGAGTAATGAATATTAGAGAACAAATAACTAAAAAATATTTTAAATCTTGGTTAGAGAATAATTGTTCAGTATTAAAAGATATTTTTGATTTAAATGTAACTTATAGCGAATGTTATGGTCCTGAATATCATGGAATAGATACAGTTACAACATGGTTTAAAGAATGGAACAAATGTGGAAAAGTATTGGTTTGGGATATAAAGCAGTTTATTCAACAGGGAAATATAACAGTAGTTGAGTGGTATTTTAAATGCAGATATGATGGAGAAATTGAAGAATTTGATGGAGTATCGCTTATTGAATTCAATGATAATAATTACATCGTAAGCTTAAAAGAATTCCAATCTAAAATTCCACATTATTATCCTTATAGTAATTAAATTATGGTTTATATTGATAAGTTACATATAAGGAGAAGCTATGAAAAGTTCTGAAGGGCAGCTTAAAAATAGAGTTGTATGCAACTATAGAGTAGATAAATGAATATATATTAAGTTAAATAAAGATTAATTACTAGAATTATTGAAATTAATCTTTATTTAACTTATTTTTTATAAGTTGTTGACACATTCTTCCTAAAATGCTATTCTAACCATAGAATAGGTGGTGGGATGAATATGACACAAATTGAGGTGATACTTTTATCACTTTTATATGATAAAGATTATTATGGATACGAATTTGAAACTGTAATAGAACAAAGAAATATGAGAGGGTGGACGGATATTGGATTTTCGTCAATCTATAATTCTTTGAATAAACTTGAAAAGAAAGGCTATATTGGTTCCAGATATGAAAAAGAATATGGTTCGCCTAAGAGAAAAGTATATTTTATAAAAGAAGAAACCAAAGTAATTATTAGGAATCAGATTATAAAAATGATAAGCGAATATAAGAATGACCCTAGTGAATTTGATATAGGTTTATTATTTTCTTATTTAGTGACC from the Clostridium beijerinckii genome contains:
- a CDS encoding nuclear transport factor 2 family protein; translated protein: MNIREQITKKYFKSWLENNCSVLKDIFDLNVTYSECYGPEYHGIDTVTTWFKEWNKCGKVLVWDIKQFIQQGNITVVEWYFKCRYDGEIEEFDGVSLIEFNDNNYIVSLKEFQSKIPHYYPYSN
- a CDS encoding PadR family transcriptional regulator, which translates into the protein MTQIEVILLSLLYDKDYYGYEFETVIEQRNMRGWTDIGFSSIYNSLNKLEKKGYIGSRYEKEYGSPKRKVYFIKEETKVIIRNQIIKMISEYKNDPSEFDIGLLFSYLVTKEEFKKALINHKENLKDRKEFLNKRYNQHPTAKERPNIKALFERPIAFIDTEISWIENFIDENF
- a CDS encoding TfoX/Sxy family protein yields the protein MASNIEFVEYVCEQISGAGRITYRKMFGDYGIYCNQKIIGLICDNQFFLKITKGGRNLLCEVIEAPAYEGAKPSFLIESLDDRDYLTEVVSATYEELPMQKVKKKIKGKK